CTCACCGCGGCCTCCGTGGCGGCGCTCACCATCTACGACATGTGTAAGGCGGTCGACCGCGGCATGGTCATCAGTGACGTGCGGTTGCTGGAGAAGGACGGCGGCGCGTCAGGTACGTGGCGACGAGAGGAGCAAGGACGATGAGCGAACAGGTCGGCGCCACGGGACGTGTGGTATCCGTGAATCTCTCGGAGAAGAAGACCGTGCGCAAGCAGCGTTTCGAGCGCGGCACGCTCGTGCTCGATCGCGGCTTCGACGGCGACGCGCACGCGGGCGACTGGCATCGCCAGGTCTCGCTCCTCGCGCAGGAGTCCATAGATGAGATGCGCGCCAAGGGTCTCGACGTGGGCCCGGGTGACTTCGCCGAGAACATCACCACCGAGGGTGTCGATGTGATGACGCTGCCGGTGGGTTCGATCGTGCACGTGGGCGACGGCGTCGTTCTCGAGGTCAGCCAGGTCGGCAAGGTGTGCCACAACAAGTGCGCGATCTACTACCAGGCCGGCGACTGTGTGATGCCCCGCGAAGGCGTGTTCGCGGTCGTGCGCGAGCCCGGTGACATCGCGGTGGGCGACGAGATATCGATCGTCTCGATCGGCGACGGCACGTGCGCGCGTTCGCCGGAGGAGTCGCTCGCCGAGTCCGAATCCGTGCGCGCCGCCAACGAGTGCCGCAAGCTCGAGAAGGGTGCCGCGTCGTGAGCGAGCTGCGTATCGGCATCCTCACGTGTTCCGACAGCCGAGGCGAAGCCGAGGATACCGCCGGTCGAGCGCTCTCGGGGCTCATCGCGGAACGCGGCTGGGCGCTCGCCGGCTATCAGGTGGTTCCCGATGACCGGTTGCGCATCGAGTCGGCGCTCATCGAGATGGCCGACGGCGCCGACGTCATCCTCACCTGTGGCGGCACCGGCCTCGGGCCGCGCGACGTCACGCCGGAAGCCACGCTCGCGGTCTGTGATCGGCCCGTCCCCGGCATCGCGGAGCACATTCGCGCCGAGTCACTCAAGGTCACCGGCCGAGCGATGCTCTCCCGCGGTACCGCCGCAGCGCGCGGTCGCACGCTCGTCGTCAACCTTCCGGGCTCAGAGAAGGCGGCCCGCGAGTGCTTCGGCTTTATCGCCGATCAGTTCGAGCATGCCGCGAAGATGATGCACGGCGGGGGCCACTAGCCTCATGCGCACCATCTACTTCGATCACGCCGCCACCTCGTGGCCCAAGCCCGAACCCGTGGTCGCCGCCGTCGAGCAAGCCCTGACCGAGTTCGGGGGTAATCCCGGGCGCGGCGCCTACAGCATGGCGGTGGGCACAGCCCGCGCGATCCATCACGCGCGGCGAGAACTCGCGTCGTTGCTCGGTGTGACGGACGCCAAGAACCTGCTGTTCCAGCCGGGCTGCACCCAAGCGATGAACCTGGTGCTGTTCGGGTTGCTGTCACCCGGCGACCGTATCGTCGCGTGCCCCACCGAACACAACGCAGTCGCCCGCCCACTCAACGTGCTTGCCGCCCGAGGTGTCGAGGTGATCATCGCCGACGCCGATGAGGCCGGGTTCGTCGACCCCGAGGTCGTGGAGTCGCTCGTCGCCGCCGCTCCCACCCGTGCGGTCGTGTGCCAGCATGCCGGCAATGTGAGCGGGGCGATCCAGCCCGTCGCGGATCTCGCGGACATCGCGCACGCGCACGGCGCGCTCATGCTCGTCGATGGAGCGCAGGCCGGCGGCCATCTGCAGGTCGACCTGTCCACACTCGGTGCCGACGCGTGGGCGTGCTCCGGGCACAAGGGGTTGCTCGGCCCGCAGGGCGTTGGCGTGCTCTACCTCGCGCCCGGCTGCGAGCCCGAGGAGCTCGTGTTCGGCGGGAGCGGCCAGGGCGACAGCGAACACCCGAGAGGGCCGAGCACCCGGCCCGACCGCTACGAGGCCGGCACGCCCAACACCCCCGGCATCGTCGGGCTCGGCGCCGCCGCGTCGTGGCTGCTCGAGCACGGTGACGAGCAGCGCCTCGCCGAGCGGTCGCTCACCTCTCGACTGGCTGACGGCATCCGAGCGATCCCCGGTTTCCGGGTGCTTGGGCCGGACTCCGGAGAGCATCGTGCGCCGGTGGTCTCGGCGGTCCACGAGACCGTCCCCGCCGATGAGATCGCCTTCGCACTCGACAGAGGTTATGGAGTTGCTGTGCGTTCGGGGCTGCACTGTGCACCGTGGGCGCACCGTTCGCTCGGTACACTCGAGTCGGGTGCCGTACGCATGAGTGTGGGCTTCGGCCTGCAGCCAAGCGACGTGGACGACCTGCTCGGTGCGCTGATCACGATCGGCTCGAAGACCCCACACTAGGTGGTGACTACACACAATCGCCACATCAGTGCTATTTGACACGTCCACAGCCCGTCCGTAGATTCCGATACGCGAACGCGAGCACCGACCAAGGGCCTCCGGCAGTGGCCCCGGTGCTGTCAAGTAAGGGAGACAAGCTTGCTGAGCCGGATACGTCCGCTCGACGCGGCCATACTGATCATCGCCGTCCTCGTTATCGTCGCGGGCGGTGTCCTCGGCTATTCGATCTGGTCCAACGGTCGAGACATGCGCACCAGCTCGCCGGCGAATCGCGAGATCGAGGCGCTCAAACAGAAGCTCAAGCAGAAGCCCAACGACGTTGAGACGCGCATGCGGTTAGCGCAGGCGTACTCCGTCGCCGGTCGGCCTCAGGAATCTGTGGCGCAGTACAAGGCCGTGCTCAAGTTGAACAAGGACTGGGTGCCCGCGCTGTCCGGTATCGGCTTCGAACTGATGAAGCAGGAGGACTGGAAGGGTGGCGAGGAGTACTTCAAGCGAGTCATCGAGCTGACGGAAGGCAAGACGCCGATTCTGTCGGGCTCGAGCTCCCTCGAGGTGGCGTACTACTACACAGGCATAGCGCGCATGGAACAGAAGGACTACTCCGGAGCCGCGGGATATCTCAAGGCCGCGCTTCGAAGCCGGCAGACTTCGTCGGACACCGCGTACGCTCTGGCGGTGTGCTACGAGAAGCTTGGCATCGTGCAGGGTCACAAGGAAATGCTCGAGTACGCGCTGCGGTTCGACCCCAAGATGCCCGAGGCCAACTACGACTACGGCCTGCTCCTGCTCTCCGAGGGCAAGACCGCGCAGGCCGCGGAGCACTTCAGGATCTCGACGACCATGGCGCCCTACAAGGAAGAGCCCAAAGCTGAGCTCAAGAAGCTGGGCAACGGCGCTGATAGGCTGAAGGCCGCAAACTCCCTCGCCTCGACCGACGCGAGCGCTGCGCTCTCCGAGGCCAGAATCGCGGCGGCTCTTGAGCCAGCTTCGGTCGAGCCGGTCCTGCTCGTGGCGCAACTGTATGAGAAGCTCAAGAAGAAGACGCTTGCGAGCGAGGCCTACGAGAAGGTTCTCACGCTCGATCCGGGCAACTCCGATGCGACCGCCGGTCTGAAGCGAGTGAAGAATGGCTCCTGATGAGATCCGCTCCGATGAAACCGTGAACGAAGAAGTGAGCCCCGGGGACGTCGCCCCTTCGGATGACGTCGTGGCATTCAGCGAGGACGCTGTCCCCGCAGAGACAACAATGGATGACTCGGTCCGCTCGGCCGTCGGGCAGAGCCGCTCGGCTGACCCACATCAACTCACATCGCGCGAGCGCCGCCGTAGGTGGGTTCTGCTGGCGGTGCTGCTGCTTCTCCTCATGCTGCTCAGCTACCTCGCGTACTACTTCATGATGAATCGAAAGATGCCCGACATCGGCTTCCAGCCGGCCGCTGACGCGATGGTTGCCCCGCCGCAGTACCTCTATTCGATCTCGGCGAAGGACGCCCAGTCGCTCGTCAGGCCTGTTGGCGTGGCCATCAGCCCCGATGACCGGGTCTACGTGGTCGACTTCGGGCATCGCAGGATCAGCGTCTTCAGTACACCGGGCAAGTATCTGTTCTCGTTCAACAAGACGCCCAAGGGCACCTTGATGGCACCCGTCCACCTCGCGATCAAGGACAACGAGGTGTGGGTGACCGACCGCTACTACGACACCATCTACATCTACGACTTGGCCGGAACCTATCTGCGCGAGTTCAAGCCGTCCAAAGAGAAGCTCGAATGGAGTCCGCTGGCGATCACGTTCGACGCGAGCGGCACGCTCAAGGCGACCGATGTCGGCAACACCAAGCTGCACCGACTTCTCTATTTCTCATCTGATGGAAGCCGCACGGTTACGGTGGGCAAGACCGCTCAGGTCAACACACCCGCTGAAGAGCCGGGCGCCTTCCTGTTCCCAAACGGCATCGCAGTGGCCCCCGGCGGTGAGGTATTCGTCTCAGACGGTGACAATCGTCGCGTTCAGGTATTTGACGCAAGCGGCGCATTCCTGCGCTTTGTGAACACGAGTGGCGTGCCGCGCGGCGTCGCCATCGACCCTCAGAAGCGGCTGTATGTGGCCGACGCACTCGCCCACAACATCACGGTGTTCGACCTGTCAGGCAAGACCCTGGTCTCCTTCGGCGAGCGCGGCTTCGGGCCGGGTCAGTTCAACTATCCGAACGACATCGCAATCGATAAGCGCAATCGCATCTACATTACCGACAGGGAGAACAGCCAGGTCCAGGTGTGGGGTTGGCCGGTGGCGCAGTTGCCGCCGGTGGCCCCACCGAAGGGTCCGCTGCAGTGGCTCGCCGCACTCGCCTGCTGTCTGCCGCTCATCCTCATACCGTTGCTGCTGCTGATGCGGCGCAAGATCCGGATCGTCGTGACGCCCGACTTCGTGGATGCGCTCGAGCGCCTCGGCGAGATCCGCGCGGTCTCGGAGCGCTCCCGCCTGCGCCTGATCGCACCGGAGCAGGACCGGGTGCTGTATGAGGGACGCGTCGTCGACGGAATCAAGCTCGACGAGCTGATCACGCTCGAGGAGCACTCGGAGTCCGACGCCAGGGCACTGATGGACAAGCTCCGTATCGCCGAGCGCCCAGCCGTGCTGCTTTCGATGACGTGGCGTGCAAAGGCTCTCGCAACGGAAGATGGCGACCTGCGTTTGCTCGCGCTCGTCGCGGAGGTTCGAGTGGTGGACGTCGAGGAGTTCCGTGAGATGTACCTTATGCGCGAGCGTCGAAACATGGACGCAACAAATACCTAGTTGACCAGACCCCTCCAGCGGGTATAGGCTGGCTTTGCGGAGATTGTGACATTTGTTGCAATCGAACCTCGATCCGGCAGATCGTGGTCAGCCGCAGTTGAAAGTTCCACCAAAACGATCTCCGAGCTTCGATTCCTAAAGCGCGATTAACGCTACGGGTCGGGAGCCGATGGGTGCCGATGGAAACGTCGACGCCTCCCGTTTGGAAAGGAGACCGCCAGCCGCCGGAAGATTCCCGTCAGGGTCTCTTTGGGCGTATGGGTCTTTCCACGGGGTAAGGATGATCGTCATATGAGTTCAAACCGGACCGGTACACGCAGGGCATTCCGCGCCTCGCTGTGGGCCGGTTTCTGTTGTTTCGCTCCCAATCGCCTCACCGACACCGGGAAGGGAGGCGACTCTTCGCGGTAGGCGACCCTCAAACAAGGTAGGGGGAGCTCTGGCTTATCCGTATTACCTCCGAGAGAAGGGAATGGAGGTATGGCTACTAAGGACATCGGGCAACCGCTCAACGGTATGACGAGGCGCGCTTTCCTCAAGACCGCTGCGGTTGCCGGAGCAGTTGCAAGTTGCGGTTTCGACATCGCATACGACGCCGAGAAGGCGTTCGCATACGAGAACGACACCACGAACTTCAAAGTCACAAGCACGACGTGTCCGTACTGTTCGGCTAGCTGTGGTCAGCGCGTCGTCACGGCACTCACGGGCGCCAACACCGGCAAGGTCATCGACATCTACGGTGACTACGAGTCGCCGATGAACTCGGGTGGTCTGTGCGCAAAGGGCGCCGGCTCACTCCAGCTCGTCAACAACCCGCGCCGTATCGGCGCGTTCAGCAATTACCCGGTCTCAGGCACGCCGTTCTCCTCGGGCGCCGTTTGGGGCACGAGTGGCGTTGCCTACAAGCGCGATGGCGCTTCGACGACGTGGACCGCTGTCGCACTCGACACGGCTCTCGACGACATCGCGAGCAAGCTCGTCACCGCGCGTGGCGGGCTCACCTCCGGTGGCGGCTACAACAGCAAGGGCGTTGCGTTCCTCGGCTCATCGCACATGAACAACGAGTCGAACTACATGTACCGCAAGATCATCGCGAACTTCGGTACTAGCAACGTCGAGCATCAGGCTCGTATTTGACACTCGTCCACGGTGGCCGGTCTGGCCGCCGCATTCGGACGAGGCGCCATGACGAACCACTGGGCTGACATCTCCAACTCGACGAACATCGTCATCTGGGGAGCCAACCCGGTTGAGAACCACCCGGCATGTATCGCGCACGTCAACAGGGCTCGGTTCCCGAAGCAGTACTACTCGGCGACCGGCGATGCCACGACGAGCGGCCGCGTCAACAAGCAACCGGCCAAGCTCATCGTCATCGACCCCCGGCGCAACCGCACCGCGCTTCAGTGTGACGAGGCCAACGGTGACAGGTACGTCAGGATCCGCCCTGGTACCGACATCGCCTTCGGCAACGGTCTCACCCGCTACATGATTGAGACCATCGAGGCGCTCGGCTCGGGCAATGCCGTTTACGACAAGTTCATGTCGTATCTCAACAAGAACAACAACGGCACCTTCTTCACCGATGGAAACGCCACCACGGGCAGCGTGCAGGCAACCGTTGTCTCGGGTATGGCCGCATCCGGGCTCGCCAACGGCAGCTCGATCTTCACGGATGCTCGCTTCCTGGTTAACTCGGACGGCACCGACTATCGGCGCGGTCAGGTCATCGCCTCGACCAACGCGATCGTCAGCCCCAGCGGCGCCCCCGATCACACCACGATCGCGAACTTCCCGCTGAAGGCGCAGACCGTTCTTGAGAGCTCGGACACCGTGTACAACCGCCTGAAGGCCCACGTCAGCGCTTACACGCTGGCAGTGACCGCCGACATCTGCGGATGTAGCGAGGCTGACATCCAGTTCGTTGGCGATGCATTCATCGCGAACAGCTACTGCTCGACGGGCACCTCGACGGATCCTCGCACCTCGACCTACCGCGCGACGACCATGCTTTACGCAATGGGCATCACGCAGCACACGGTCGGCGGTCAGAACGTCAAGATGTTCGCCCAGATTCAGACGCTCATGGGCAACATGGGTCGTTGCGGTGGCGGCATCAACGCCCTGCGCGGCATCCATAACGTCCAGGGCTCGACGGACATGGGTCTGCTCTACGGCAACATCCCGGCGTACTCGGCCAACCCCGGTACGCAGGTCACGTCGATTCCGGACTCGGCCAACCAGTTCGGCAAGTACGTGAACGCTCTCTGGGGCACGCCGGTCTCCGGTACGGGCAACAAGACCCAGATGAACGACTCGTACGACGACGCGTATCGTGCAGCGGCTCTGTCGCTTCAGCAGCGCGGCTTCGCCAACATGACCGCGAAGTGGTTCGGTGACTACACCGCCACGTCCGGCGCAACGTCGTTCGATCGCACCATGATGGACGCGGCCTTCTCGCTGTGGCCTAAGGGTGCAGGCGACGACCACATCACCATGTTCCGCAAGATGGCTCCGAGTTCCGGCATCACCAAGGCGCTTGTAGCCTGGGGACAGAACCCGGCCGTCACCGAGCCTAACCAGGGCGCGATCCGCACCGGTCTTGAGAACCTCGACCTGCTTGTCTGCGTCGACATGTTCTCAACCGAGACGGCCAACGTTCCTCGTAAGGCCGGCAGTGTCACGTACCTGATCCCGACCGCCGCTCACGTTGAGAAGGCCGGTTCGGCGACCAACTCCGGTCGTACGCTTCAGTGGCGCTACAAGGCCGCTGATCCGGCAGGCAACAGCAAGGACGACAACGAGCTCTTGCTCCGGTTCGCCGACGCTCTTGGCCGCGCCGCCGCGTTCGACCACATCGCTGCCGTGTGGAGCACGTACAACATGAACGGCTTCTCGTCCGGCACGCCGGCGACGAGCAACGATGTGTACGCCAAGCTCTATGGTGACAAGTACGCGTGCGGCTTCGTACCGCGCACCAACGAGTTCACCGATGCATCGAACACCGCCGAGCTGTGGCCGGTCCGTCCCAACGTGACGACGGCTATCACCGTGCCGATCACGCCGACTACGGTTACCGGTTCCGAGGCTATCGCCGAGAAGGTCTACCAGGAGATGTGCACCGCATCTGCTTCTGGTGGCACCATCTGGATCTACACCAACGCCTACGCAACTGGTCGTGCCACCAACAAGCACTGGAACCAGGCTGACTGGGGCACCGCCAACCGCGCCAAGAGCCGTGACCGCCTTGACCCGAACGGCACGCTCGCGTCGCCGGGCTGGGGTTACTCGTGGCTCGTCAACCGTCGCGTGCTGTACAACAACAACACCGACAACGGTGGAACCGCCAGCCTCGCCGGTACGTCCACCGGTCTCGTTCCGGGCGACGTGAACGACCTGTTCATGGGTCCGGACTCGGCGGCCAGGCTGTTCGTGTCGACCAACACCGCGGTATTCAACTACTCGCGCTGGTATCGCACGATCCACCGCTTGGCCGACAAGCCGAGCCCCGTCGTTGCGGCCGTCACCACGAGCCCGCACTACGCGGCAGGCGTGTATCCCTCCAACGCTTCGCTTGCTGGTCGCTTTGCCGCCCACTGCGAGCCGTACGAGTCGCCTCGGGCCGACCTCACCACCACGTGGGGCCGTAACACCAAGGGCGCCAACTGGGACCTCGTCAAGGACGACACGCGTGTCGCCGGTCGTGGTTTCGTCAACGGTGTCGCCAGCAAGACCCTCACCGACCCTGCGCTTGCGGACTTCCCGCTGGTGCTGACCACCATCCGGTGCGTCGAGCACTTCCAGGGCGGCCCCATCACCCGTAACAACTGGTGGAACGTCGAACTCGAGCCGGAGCCTTGGATCGAGCTCAACTCCGCAGATGCTGCGGCCAACGGGATCAAGGACGGCGACATGGTCAGGGTCATCACGGCTCGCGTCGTGAATGACGCCGGCGACTTCGTCGAGCCGGCCAAGTACGGTTCGGGCTTCCGTGCCCGCGTCGGTACCGGCCTGAGCTCAACGAACGGTACGGATCAGAAGGTACTCAAGGGCGTCGTTGCCATCCCGTGGCACTGGGGTGAAGAGGGCCTGTCAACCGGCTCTCGCGCGAACGATCTCTGCATCGACGCAGGTGATGCGAACACTGTCATCCCTGAATCGAAGGCCTGTCTCTGTCGCATCGAGAAGATATAGGGAGGTGTGAACAATGACTGTTATGGCGATTCTGCAAGATGTGGACAAGTGCATGCGCTGCAACGGCTGTGTCACGGCATGCAAGCGTGAGTGGAACCTCGCTCTTCCGACTGCGATCGACTCGGACATCATCCCTGCGCGCTCCATCGTCCGTGCACGTCAGCGGCTCGCGATCAAGAGCCTCAAGCGTGGCGACATGGGTCCCTTCATGCGTTACTCCTGCTGGCACTGCGGTGGGGCGACTGACGTCCCCCCGTGTGCTCCTGAGTGCCCGTTCGGCGCTATCAGGAAGGAAGCGACCGGAGCGGTAAGCGTTGACGCCTCCAAGTGTCAGCCGAGCCTCTGCAAGAGCGGCACCGGTCCCAAGCCCTGTGAGTACGGTTGCCAGCGCGGCGGCTACCCCAAGGTCGGGGTTGCCTTCGAGAGCGGCCCGTACGCAGGTCTGACCAAGATGAACAAGTGCACCCTGTGCACCGGTCGTGCTGGTGCGGACACCGGCCCCAACGCTGTACCGCTTGGCGCTGGTCTGCCGACGCGTGCTCGCGCTACCAGTGGCACGTATCCCAACCAGGTGTTCACGAGCGATCTGCCGCTCCCCAGCGGTGGCACGCTCCCCAACGCCACGGTTCCGGAGATGGCTCACGAGCCGGCATGCGTGTCTTCGTGCCCTGCCAAGGCGATGAAGTGGGATTCCAAGGCCAACATCCTTGCGTATCTCAATGACCCGCTGAATGGGTACGTATTCGCTAATGGCGAGACCAACTGGTATGGCGGTGGCTCGATCTACTGGTCGAGCAAGAAGTTCAGGCTCGTTCCGCCGAAGGCCGATCCGTTCATCGAGGATCACATCGCTCCGATGACGAGCTCACTGCTCTCAAGCGGACGCATGCTGGTTCCGACGCTGGTTCTCGGAGGGCTTGCCGCCCTTTCGAAGCGCAAGGCGGCTGTTGCAGCCGAAGAAGACGTCGCGATCATGGAGGAGGTGTAGGACATGACCAACAAGAAGCTCGTACTCGTACTCGTCCTCGCCGCCGCTGTGATGCTCATGGTTCCGGCGGTCGCCTCGGCGAACTTCGCGATCCACGGCAACTACGTGACGGATACCGACTCGTGTGCCGGTTGTCACCGCGCTCACACCTCGGTCAGTTCTATCACCTGGACGGCAACTGACAATTCGCAGCACTCAGCACTGCTCGTGTCCTCCGCCACGGAGGTCTGGCAGTTCTGCTACGCATGTCACGACGCCACCAGCCAGGGCGCAGATACCAACGTTCAGACCGGTATCTACGAAGGCACCCTCTACGGCACCACCGACGCGATCCTCAACGGCGGCGGTTTCGAGTCGCTCGACCAGACGGCCACCACCTCCACCCACATGTACAAGGGTTCGAGCTGGGGCGCCTACGGCGGTGGCTACTGGGGTGACGGTGCGAACTTCACGGGCGGCGTCGCAACTCGCGGCCAGGGCCCCGATGCGTTCATGAACGGCACGGGCAACGCCATCAAGATGGATTGCACGAGCTGTCACGATCCGCACGGTTCGCCGAACTACCGCATCCTGAAGACCGTCGTCAACGGCAACGCAGTCGGTCAGTACTCCGGCGGCGGCGCTGATCCCGACCCCGACGGCTACGTCTCCTCGGTTGAGACTGGCTGGCCGGTCAACGGATTCCGCCTCCACCAGGCGTATCCCAACTACAAGCCGGACTACACGACGGCTCGTTACGCCAAGGGCTACAACATGACCACGGCCACGCTGGCCAACGGTGCCACCGGCGTCAACGCCGACAAGGGCATGAGCGGCTGGTGTGCTGGCTGCCATAGCACCTACCTCGGTCCGCTGGTCGACTACACCAAGACGGTCAATGGCGTCGAGACGACGTACTCCAGTCTGGCGACGACCTACAACGCCGGTGACGGCGGTGGCCTGACGCTTCGCCACAAGCACCCGATCAACGTCGAGCTGGACAGCTACAACGGTCCGGACAAGGCGTCGATGATCGTGACCGACACCACTCTCCCGCTCGCTCACGCGATCGATGAGCAGGGTGCCGGCAACAGGGTCAACGAGTCCTCGGACTGGATTGAGTGCCTCACGTGCCATCGTGCACACGGTACGGCTGCCAGCATGAGCGGGTTCGCCTCCAATGTCGGCGCTGCGTCGGTTGTTGATACCGACGGTGTCGCGAGGAACACGTTCGTCGCTGCCAACCCGGTTCCGTCAGCACTCCTGCGGCATGACAACCGTGGCGTCTGCGAAAGGTGCCACAACAAGTAGTTGAGCCGAGCGCGCGTGTCGGCGCCTCTGCTACCGTGGAAGGGCCGGGGAGGAATCCTCGGCCCTTCCCATCGGTAGGGCCGTTTGGGTACCGCGCCGCTGGTCAGCACGCTGATTGAGAGAGGTCTCGTGACCGGTCGTCTCACCAGGCTCATGGTTCCGGCGCTCGCATCCGCGATCGGCGCAACGGGTGTCTTCGTGATCGCCACTGCGGCGGCGGATGCTGTTCCCGATCGCGTACTGATCGGGCTGTCGTGTGCCGTGGCGCTTCTTCTCGGTCTCATCTTCGAGCGTCCTGTCGCGCCGCGTGAGCTTTGGCAAAGGCAGCGCGAGGACGTCGTGTGGACGGCTGTTGGCGGTGCCGCGATGTTGTGGTGTGCGCCGTTGCTCGCGGCGCTTCAGCGCAGTTCGGATGCGCCGTCCGGGGCGGACTCACTCT
The Coriobacteriia bacterium genome window above contains:
- a CDS encoding MOSC domain-containing protein, with the protein product MSEQVGATGRVVSVNLSEKKTVRKQRFERGTLVLDRGFDGDAHAGDWHRQVSLLAQESIDEMRAKGLDVGPGDFAENITTEGVDVMTLPVGSIVHVGDGVVLEVSQVGKVCHNKCAIYYQAGDCVMPREGVFAVVREPGDIAVGDEISIVSIGDGTCARSPEESLAESESVRAANECRKLEKGAAS
- a CDS encoding MogA/MoaB family molybdenum cofactor biosynthesis protein — translated: MSELRIGILTCSDSRGEAEDTAGRALSGLIAERGWALAGYQVVPDDRLRIESALIEMADGADVILTCGGTGLGPRDVTPEATLAVCDRPVPGIAEHIRAESLKVTGRAMLSRGTAAARGRTLVVNLPGSEKAARECFGFIADQFEHAAKMMHGGGH
- a CDS encoding aminotransferase class V-fold PLP-dependent enzyme, which translates into the protein MRTIYFDHAATSWPKPEPVVAAVEQALTEFGGNPGRGAYSMAVGTARAIHHARRELASLLGVTDAKNLLFQPGCTQAMNLVLFGLLSPGDRIVACPTEHNAVARPLNVLAARGVEVIIADADEAGFVDPEVVESLVAAAPTRAVVCQHAGNVSGAIQPVADLADIAHAHGALMLVDGAQAGGHLQVDLSTLGADAWACSGHKGLLGPQGVGVLYLAPGCEPEELVFGGSGQGDSEHPRGPSTRPDRYEAGTPNTPGIVGLGAAASWLLEHGDEQRLAERSLTSRLADGIRAIPGFRVLGPDSGEHRAPVVSAVHETVPADEIAFALDRGYGVAVRSGLHCAPWAHRSLGTLESGAVRMSVGFGLQPSDVDDLLGALITIGSKTPH
- a CDS encoding tetratricopeptide repeat protein, yielding MLSRIRPLDAAILIIAVLVIVAGGVLGYSIWSNGRDMRTSSPANREIEALKQKLKQKPNDVETRMRLAQAYSVAGRPQESVAQYKAVLKLNKDWVPALSGIGFELMKQEDWKGGEEYFKRVIELTEGKTPILSGSSSLEVAYYYTGIARMEQKDYSGAAGYLKAALRSRQTSSDTAYALAVCYEKLGIVQGHKEMLEYALRFDPKMPEANYDYGLLLLSEGKTAQAAEHFRISTTMAPYKEEPKAELKKLGNGADRLKAANSLASTDASAALSEARIAAALEPASVEPVLLVAQLYEKLKKKTLASEAYEKVLTLDPGNSDATAGLKRVKNGS
- a CDS encoding 6-bladed beta-propeller, which produces MAPDEIRSDETVNEEVSPGDVAPSDDVVAFSEDAVPAETTMDDSVRSAVGQSRSADPHQLTSRERRRRWVLLAVLLLLLMLLSYLAYYFMMNRKMPDIGFQPAADAMVAPPQYLYSISAKDAQSLVRPVGVAISPDDRVYVVDFGHRRISVFSTPGKYLFSFNKTPKGTLMAPVHLAIKDNEVWVTDRYYDTIYIYDLAGTYLREFKPSKEKLEWSPLAITFDASGTLKATDVGNTKLHRLLYFSSDGSRTVTVGKTAQVNTPAEEPGAFLFPNGIAVAPGGEVFVSDGDNRRVQVFDASGAFLRFVNTSGVPRGVAIDPQKRLYVADALAHNITVFDLSGKTLVSFGERGFGPGQFNYPNDIAIDKRNRIYITDRENSQVQVWGWPVAQLPPVAPPKGPLQWLAALACCLPLILIPLLLLMRRKIRIVVTPDFVDALERLGEIRAVSERSRLRLIAPEQDRVLYEGRVVDGIKLDELITLEEHSESDARALMDKLRIAERPAVLLSMTWRAKALATEDGDLRLLALVAEVRVVDVEEFREMYLMRERRNMDATNT
- a CDS encoding twin-arginine translocation signal domain-containing protein, whose protein sequence is MATKDIGQPLNGMTRRAFLKTAAVAGAVASCGFDIAYDAEKAFAYENDTTNFKVTSTTCPYCSASCGQRVVTALTGANTGKVIDIYGDYESPMNSGGLCAKGAGSLQLVNNPRRIGAFSNYPVSGTPFSSGAVWGTSGVAYKRDGASTTWTAVALDTALDDIASKLVTARGGLTSGGGYNSKGVAFLGSSHMNNESNYMYRKIIANFGTSNVEHQARI
- a CDS encoding molybdopterin-dependent oxidoreductase yields the protein MTNHWADISNSTNIVIWGANPVENHPACIAHVNRARFPKQYYSATGDATTSGRVNKQPAKLIVIDPRRNRTALQCDEANGDRYVRIRPGTDIAFGNGLTRYMIETIEALGSGNAVYDKFMSYLNKNNNGTFFTDGNATTGSVQATVVSGMAASGLANGSSIFTDARFLVNSDGTDYRRGQVIASTNAIVSPSGAPDHTTIANFPLKAQTVLESSDTVYNRLKAHVSAYTLAVTADICGCSEADIQFVGDAFIANSYCSTGTSTDPRTSTYRATTMLYAMGITQHTVGGQNVKMFAQIQTLMGNMGRCGGGINALRGIHNVQGSTDMGLLYGNIPAYSANPGTQVTSIPDSANQFGKYVNALWGTPVSGTGNKTQMNDSYDDAYRAAALSLQQRGFANMTAKWFGDYTATSGATSFDRTMMDAAFSLWPKGAGDDHITMFRKMAPSSGITKALVAWGQNPAVTEPNQGAIRTGLENLDLLVCVDMFSTETANVPRKAGSVTYLIPTAAHVEKAGSATNSGRTLQWRYKAADPAGNSKDDNELLLRFADALGRAAAFDHIAAVWSTYNMNGFSSGTPATSNDVYAKLYGDKYACGFVPRTNEFTDASNTAELWPVRPNVTTAITVPITPTTVTGSEAIAEKVYQEMCTASASGGTIWIYTNAYATGRATNKHWNQADWGTANRAKSRDRLDPNGTLASPGWGYSWLVNRRVLYNNNTDNGGTASLAGTSTGLVPGDVNDLFMGPDSAARLFVSTNTAVFNYSRWYRTIHRLADKPSPVVAAVTTSPHYAAGVYPSNASLAGRFAAHCEPYESPRADLTTTWGRNTKGANWDLVKDDTRVAGRGFVNGVASKTLTDPALADFPLVLTTIRCVEHFQGGPITRNNWWNVELEPEPWIELNSADAAANGIKDGDMVRVITARVVNDAGDFVEPAKYGSGFRARVGTGLSSTNGTDQKVLKGVVAIPWHWGEEGLSTGSRANDLCIDAGDANTVIPESKACLCRIEKI
- a CDS encoding cytochrome c3 family protein, producing MTNKKLVLVLVLAAAVMLMVPAVASANFAIHGNYVTDTDSCAGCHRAHTSVSSITWTATDNSQHSALLVSSATEVWQFCYACHDATSQGADTNVQTGIYEGTLYGTTDAILNGGGFESLDQTATTSTHMYKGSSWGAYGGGYWGDGANFTGGVATRGQGPDAFMNGTGNAIKMDCTSCHDPHGSPNYRILKTVVNGNAVGQYSGGGADPDPDGYVSSVETGWPVNGFRLHQAYPNYKPDYTTARYAKGYNMTTATLANGATGVNADKGMSGWCAGCHSTYLGPLVDYTKTVNGVETTYSSLATTYNAGDGGGLTLRHKHPINVELDSYNGPDKASMIVTDTTLPLAHAIDEQGAGNRVNESSDWIECLTCHRAHGTAASMSGFASNVGAASVVDTDGVARNTFVAANPVPSALLRHDNRGVCERCHNK